The proteins below come from a single Roseiflexus sp. RS-1 genomic window:
- a CDS encoding Uma2 family endonuclease, producing MTVTAYSHPMRIALADEITDIDLAVLQGMWSVEQYLALTAQTNRLLEYTDGVIEVLPIPTDKHQSISLFLLLCFLAFVRPRGGVAFYAPLRLEIRPGKFREPDLLILTRSDDPRRQNDYWRGADLVVEIVSPDNPARDLEEKPRDYAEAGIPEYWIVNPLDETVTVLTLSAGSYVEYGVFRRGDEARSKLLDGLTVRVDQIFDAR from the coding sequence ATGACAGTGACGGCATACAGCCATCCGATGCGGATCGCCCTGGCAGATGAAATAACCGATATCGATCTCGCCGTTCTGCAAGGAATGTGGAGCGTTGAACAGTACCTTGCGCTGACGGCGCAGACGAATCGCCTGCTTGAGTACACCGATGGCGTGATCGAGGTCTTACCGATACCAACCGATAAGCATCAGTCCATTTCGCTATTCCTGTTGCTCTGTTTCCTGGCATTTGTGCGACCACGCGGCGGTGTGGCATTCTATGCGCCGTTGCGTCTCGAAATTCGTCCCGGGAAGTTCCGCGAACCCGATCTGTTGATCCTCACGCGAAGCGACGATCCGCGGCGACAGAATGACTACTGGCGCGGTGCAGATCTGGTGGTGGAAATCGTCAGTCCCGACAATCCGGCGCGCGACCTGGAGGAAAAACCGCGCGACTACGCCGAAGCTGGCATTCCTGAGTACTGGATCGTCAACCCGCTGGATGAAACGGTGACGGTGCTCACCCTGAGCGCCGGGTCCTACGTGGAATATGGCGTCTTCCGGCGTGGCGACGAAGCGCGCTCGAAACTGCTCGACGGTTTGACGGTTCGTGTCGATCAGATCTTCGATGCACGTTAG
- a CDS encoding DUF5615 family PIN-like protein, which translates to MRILIDESLPRYLKQVLAEHSAFTVQEMGWAGIRNSELLAKAESNFDVLLTADKNLRYQQNLSGLALAIIVFPSNRLSVVKTLAPQVKDALSVIRQGEIIEL; encoded by the coding sequence GTGAGGATTCTCATTGACGAGAGTTTGCCTCGCTACTTGAAACAGGTACTGGCGGAACATTCCGCCTTCACCGTACAAGAAATGGGTTGGGCAGGCATCAGAAACAGCGAATTGTTGGCAAAAGCCGAGTCCAACTTTGATGTGCTACTCACCGCCGACAAGAATTTGCGTTATCAGCAGAATTTGAGTGGTCTTGCGCTTGCCATCATCGTATTTCCTTCGAATAGGTTGAGTGTTGTCAAGACTTTAGCCCCGCAAGTAAAAGACGCATTGTCAGTTATCAGACAAGGGGAGATCATAGAACTCTAA
- a CDS encoding NUDIX domain-containing protein — translation MTINYTAWLRSYVGHQRLLQLAASAFIRNDRGYVLLGQRSDVMLWAPPSGVVQLGETPARTLVREVLEETGLHIVVERLIGLYTGRDFEWTYPNGDQAQIVSAFFACRVVGGMLQPDHAEFVSLDYYPPDRLPPLMPRYVRMLRDAFAGHTEAMFD, via the coding sequence ATGACGATCAATTACACCGCCTGGCTGCGCAGTTATGTTGGTCATCAACGCCTGTTGCAACTTGCTGCGAGCGCGTTTATTCGAAATGATCGAGGGTACGTGCTGCTTGGGCAACGTTCTGACGTGATGCTCTGGGCGCCGCCGTCGGGCGTGGTGCAACTGGGGGAAACGCCGGCGCGCACGCTGGTGCGCGAAGTGCTGGAAGAAACCGGCTTGCACATTGTCGTTGAGCGCCTGATCGGGTTGTATACCGGGCGCGATTTTGAGTGGACCTATCCCAACGGCGATCAGGCGCAGATCGTCAGCGCCTTCTTCGCATGCCGCGTCGTTGGCGGCATGCTGCAACCAGACCACGCCGAATTTGTGTCGCTCGACTATTACCCGCCTGACCGGTTGCCGCCGTTGATGCCGCGCTATGTGCGTATGCTGCGCGATGCGTTTGCCGGGCATACTGAGGCGATGTTCGATTAA
- a CDS encoding S8 family serine peptidase: MSLRILLALAIILLAAPSAPNDPSFDRQWALRKVGALCAWDRTTGSAEVIVAVVDSGVDPTHPDLVDRLRTDGYDFVDNDSDPRDEHGHGTHVAGIVAAVLNNNEGVAGLAPGVTILPVRVMDARGRGSDRAIARGIRFSADKGAKVINLSLGATLTLNADEPSALVNDAIIYAQQQGALVVVAAGNDAVPLPNAIAVDNPDVLVVAATDERDRKAPFSNSGPWVAVSAPGVYILSTMPTYEVFLTSDRLPPDERFQRNYDYMSGTSQATPYVAALAALLFSANPDWSPAQVAETIRSNATNIRDLNPRFELGTGRIDACKSFGGPPAESAPQPAPSPSTVRSESILGLLALCICGIVLALVIMTLTFIRGGRRRAPTPAPVPASVPVYTPPPAPTPPQPYRPPPVAAPQPPTGAWGTLMVIAGAAQPRTYSLAGAEMLIGRSEECQIVLIGDGSVSRRHAIVRNDGRQVTVADAGSSHGTYLNGVRITQPTPVRRGDVLQVGQTQLRFG, from the coding sequence ATGTCGCTTCGCATTCTGCTTGCCCTGGCGATCATCCTGCTCGCCGCCCCATCTGCTCCCAACGATCCGAGTTTCGACAGGCAGTGGGCGCTGAGAAAAGTCGGCGCACTCTGCGCCTGGGATCGCACGACCGGAAGCGCGGAGGTGATTGTCGCCGTTGTGGATAGCGGGGTTGATCCGACACACCCCGATCTGGTGGATCGACTGCGCACAGATGGCTACGATTTTGTCGATAATGACAGCGACCCGCGTGATGAACACGGGCACGGAACGCACGTCGCGGGTATTGTTGCCGCCGTTCTCAACAACAATGAAGGTGTGGCGGGACTGGCGCCAGGGGTGACCATTCTGCCAGTGCGCGTGATGGATGCACGTGGTCGAGGTTCGGATCGCGCGATTGCCCGTGGTATCCGCTTTTCCGCCGATAAAGGCGCAAAAGTGATCAATCTCAGCCTGGGCGCGACCCTTACCCTCAACGCCGATGAACCGTCGGCGCTTGTTAATGACGCCATCATCTATGCGCAGCAGCAAGGGGCGCTGGTAGTTGTTGCGGCAGGGAATGATGCTGTGCCTCTGCCGAACGCAATTGCGGTCGATAACCCGGACGTGCTGGTGGTTGCTGCGACCGATGAGCGTGACCGCAAGGCGCCCTTCTCCAACTCCGGTCCGTGGGTGGCGGTCAGCGCGCCGGGGGTCTATATCCTCTCCACCATGCCAACCTACGAGGTGTTTCTGACCAGCGATCGGTTGCCGCCTGATGAACGTTTTCAGCGTAACTACGACTATATGAGCGGCACCTCGCAGGCAACGCCGTATGTGGCGGCGCTGGCGGCGCTCCTCTTTTCGGCGAATCCCGATTGGAGCCCAGCGCAGGTTGCCGAAACCATCCGCTCAAACGCTACGAACATCCGCGACCTGAATCCTCGATTTGAACTGGGGACGGGACGGATCGATGCCTGCAAGTCGTTTGGCGGTCCGCCAGCGGAATCCGCGCCGCAGCCAGCGCCATCTCCATCAACGGTGCGCAGCGAGTCGATCCTTGGTCTTCTGGCGCTCTGCATATGTGGCATTGTGCTGGCATTGGTGATAATGACACTCACGTTTATCCGGGGGGGGCGGCGACGTGCGCCGACTCCTGCTCCGGTGCCGGCGTCTGTGCCGGTCTATACGCCGCCGCCTGCGCCCACGCCGCCGCAACCCTACCGACCGCCGCCCGTTGCTGCACCGCAACCGCCAACCGGCGCCTGGGGAACACTCATGGTGATCGCGGGCGCTGCGCAACCGCGCACCTATTCGCTTGCCGGCGCAGAGATGCTGATCGGGCGCAGCGAAGAGTGTCAGATCGTGCTGATCGGCGACGGCAGCGTTTCGCGGCGCCACGCCATCGTGCGCAACGATGGACGCCAGGTAACGGTGGCGGACGCCGGCAGCAGTCACGGTACGTACCTCAACGGCGTTCGCATCACCCAACCAACACCGGTGCGTCGCGGTGATGTGCTCCAGGTTGGTCAGACGCAATTGCGGTTTGGGTGA
- a CDS encoding phage integrase N-terminal SAM-like domain-containing protein — MRLTIGYTDSAFLLSNVSYTDSVSSAPGVACGEMYHNPVNRSAPLYAQPPPYCNTRIVMEPKPKKLQDQVQDTLRLKHYSIRTENTYVDWIRHPILFHYKRHRADIGAAGGEAFLTRLAVEERVAVSTRTQTLSALLFLYCEALCQDLSSIDALRAQQPKRLHGSDSGRGATCCRSDVGYIPADGQTPLWQRPAADGMPPPAC, encoded by the coding sequence ATGCGCCTAACTATTGGTTATACGGATTCCGCTTTCCTCCTCTCCAATGTGTCTTATACAGATTCCGTATCATCCGCCCCCGGGGTTGCATGTGGGGAGATGTATCATAACCCTGTCAACCGCTCTGCTCCTCTCTACGCACAACCGCCGCCTTATTGTAACACGAGAATTGTGATGGAACCAAAACCCAAGAAACTGCAAGACCAGGTTCAGGATACGCTGCGCCTCAAACACTATTCCATCCGCACCGAGAACACTTACGTGGACTGGATCCGACACCCCATCCTGTTCCACTACAAACGCCACCGCGCCGATATAGGCGCAGCCGGGGGCGAAGCCTTCCTCACCCGTCTGGCTGTGGAAGAGCGGGTTGCCGTCTCTACCCGGACTCAGACTCTCTCCGCCCTCCTCTTTCTCTATTGTGAGGCGCTCTGCCAGGACCTGAGCTCCATTGACGCCCTGCGCGCCCAACAACCCAAACGCCTTCACGGTTCTGATTCGGGACGAGGTGCAACGTGTTGTCGTTCAGATGTCGGGTATATACCAGCTGATGGCCAGACTCCTCTATGGCAGCGGCCTGCAGCTGATGGAATGCCTCCGCCAGCGTGTTGA
- a CDS encoding IS5 family transposase codes for MAPLVTVTSPKGGRPTDIDLRAIVNALLYKHRRGCQWRLLPADFPPMSSVRSYFDPWNRDGTFVNINDTLRKLARQALDRDPEPSISVLDFQSVKTTEAGGEHGDDGGKKVNGRKRQFWVDTNGFLLRVLVHPADISDDEGAEWLLAAHHHSFPRMHEIRVDEG; via the coding sequence ATCGCGCCGCTCGTCACCGTCACGTCGCCAAAGGGTGGACGTCCGACCGACATCGATCTGCGAGCAATCGTCAACGCACTGCTGTACAAACATCGCAGGGGCTGCCAATGGCGCCTGCTTCCGGCTGATTTTCCGCCGATGAGTTCCGTTCGCTCCTATTTCGACCCATGGAATCGTGACGGAACATTCGTCAACATCAATGATACGTTGCGGAAACTGGCGCGACAAGCGCTGGATCGCGACCCGGAGCCATCCATCAGCGTCCTGGACTTCCAATCAGTCAAAACGACCGAAGCAGGCGGAGAGCACGGCGACGATGGGGGAAAAAAGGTCAACGGGCGCAAACGGCAATTCTGGGTTGATACGAATGGGTTCTTGCTGCGCGTGCTCGTGCATCCAGCAGACATCTCGGATGACGAAGGCGCGGAATGGCTTTTGGCCGCGCATCATCACTCATTTCCTCGGATGCACGAGATTCGTGTGGATGAAGGGTAG
- a CDS encoding DUF433 domain-containing protein — MHIPTLDKNLPITVDPNIVSGTPVFRGTRVPVQTLFDYLADGYTLEEFLDNFPTVKREDAIQILEQATQYLRVGAVQS; from the coding sequence ATGCATATCCCAACACTTGACAAGAATTTGCCAATTACAGTTGATCCAAACATTGTAAGCGGCACCCCTGTTTTTCGGGGTACGCGTGTTCCTGTTCAGACCTTGTTCGACTACCTCGCAGATGGATACACGCTTGAGGAATTTCTCGATAATTTTCCCACGGTCAAACGTGAAGACGCGATTCAAATTCTTGAACAAGCCACACAGTATCTTCGTGTCGGAGCGGTGCAATCGTGA
- a CDS encoding metallophosphoesterase family protein, which translates to MRSVLMHISDLHAGRTFHPQVAEQLAREAHDLRPDLVIVSGDLVQRADFTSQWEQIVQYLQRLPEPRLIIPGNHDVPLFHLFERFFRPLDRYRRYISSDLNPVFERPGLVVVGGNSAYGWTIDGGYVDPDQQQAMERRFARYPDDVCKIAVLHHGVVRPPGCEQRSIVRNADEVTQMLERSGVDVLLCGHHHVAYVDVAGTARKFIVCQSGTSASRRIREGTRGKNAYNVLIIEDSTIHISQRGYVEATGRFEPFARYEFQRRGERLPARQCSNDPSAV; encoded by the coding sequence GTGCGATCCGTCCTGATGCACATCTCCGACCTGCATGCCGGGCGAACGTTTCATCCGCAGGTAGCGGAGCAACTTGCCCGCGAAGCACACGACCTGCGTCCCGATCTGGTGATCGTTTCCGGCGATCTGGTGCAGCGCGCCGATTTTACGTCGCAGTGGGAGCAGATCGTTCAGTACCTCCAACGTCTGCCTGAGCCGCGCCTGATCATTCCCGGCAACCATGATGTACCCCTGTTTCACCTCTTCGAGCGCTTCTTCCGCCCGCTCGACCGGTACCGGCGGTACATTTCATCCGATCTCAATCCGGTGTTCGAGCGCCCCGGTCTGGTAGTTGTCGGCGGCAACAGCGCCTACGGCTGGACCATCGACGGAGGATACGTCGATCCAGACCAACAGCAGGCGATGGAGCGCCGGTTTGCCCGTTACCCTGACGATGTCTGCAAGATCGCTGTGCTGCACCATGGTGTGGTGCGCCCGCCGGGGTGCGAGCAGCGCAGTATCGTTCGCAACGCCGACGAGGTGACGCAGATGCTTGAGCGCAGCGGGGTGGACGTATTACTCTGCGGGCATCATCATGTCGCGTATGTCGATGTCGCCGGCACTGCCAGGAAATTCATCGTCTGTCAGAGCGGCACAAGCGCGTCACGGCGCATTCGGGAAGGTACGCGAGGAAAGAACGCTTACAACGTTCTTATCATCGAGGACTCGACCATTCACATCAGTCAACGCGGTTATGTCGAGGCAACCGGCAGGTTTGAGCCGTTCGCCAGGTATGAGTTTCAGCGGCGCGGCGAGCGCTTACCCGCTCGTCAGTGCAGCAATGACCCCTCTGCCGTATGA
- a CDS encoding ABC transporter ATP-binding protein has product MATLELRSINKSFRGADGAVMVIERLSMQANAGEFVAIIGPSGSGKSTLFNIIAGLEMPDSGAVIIDGVDVTGRRGQVAYMPQRDALLPWRSVIENAVLATIVQRGDVAAATREARALLDDFGLTGWGDARPAMLSGGMRQRAALLRTVLWHRPIMLLDEPFGALDALTRAQLQQWLLGLWHRLDRTILLVTHDIDEALLLADRVYALTPRPARIALEVAVDLPRPRSYAVVADPAFARLKLRLQQVLMVEKTAA; this is encoded by the coding sequence ATGGCAACACTTGAACTGCGCAGCATCAACAAATCGTTTCGCGGCGCCGACGGCGCGGTGATGGTGATCGAGCGGTTGAGCATGCAGGCAAACGCCGGTGAATTCGTTGCGATCATCGGTCCAAGCGGCAGCGGCAAGAGCACCCTGTTCAACATCATCGCCGGGCTGGAAATGCCCGATTCAGGCGCCGTGATCATCGACGGCGTCGATGTCACCGGGCGGCGTGGGCAGGTGGCGTACATGCCGCAGCGCGACGCGCTCCTCCCATGGCGCAGCGTGATCGAGAACGCGGTGCTGGCGACGATTGTGCAGCGCGGCGATGTGGCCGCCGCCACCCGCGAAGCACGCGCGCTGCTCGACGACTTTGGACTGACAGGATGGGGCGATGCCCGCCCTGCAATGCTCTCCGGCGGCATGCGGCAACGCGCCGCCCTGCTGCGCACTGTCCTCTGGCATCGCCCGATCATGCTGCTCGATGAACCCTTTGGCGCACTCGACGCCCTGACCCGCGCCCAACTCCAGCAGTGGCTGCTCGGCCTGTGGCACCGGCTCGACCGGACGATCCTGCTGGTGACTCACGACATTGATGAAGCGCTGCTGCTGGCAGACCGCGTATACGCGCTGACGCCGCGCCCGGCGCGAATTGCGCTCGAAGTGGCGGTCGATCTCCCGCGCCCCCGGTCGTATGCAGTCGTTGCCGACCCCGCCTTCGCCCGGCTCAAACTCCGCTTGCAGCAGGTGCTCATGGTAGAAAAGACTGCGGCCTGA
- a CDS encoding glycosyltransferase has product MKRLAYASPVNPAPSGISDYSEELLPYLGMYVDITLYVEDGLRPTNPHLARHIEIRPVSRLERDHRRRPFDAIVYHMGNSPAHVGIWRALQRTPGFVVLHDFVLHHFMLQEMVALRGQIDRYRAEMRRRYGVEGAHVAELMLRGRFPAAAFDFPFCEDVLERAMGVLAHSRYVLDRVAALKPGLPTVLVSMGIPLPPFIPRNEARARLGLPHDDLILASFGHINPYKRLEPALRALRDLRDIRPDVRYLLVGSISPNYDARSVVERLGLTEAVTITGYVSRTAFEDYVAAADICLNLRHPTAGETSASLLRLLGAGRPTLVTATGAFTELPPGVAAQVDPDESESDLILAYCRLLAERPDIAAAMGAAARAYVARYHTLEGAARGYAMFLAHQCGWGDVRPLRATPLWDVEARHVAEVRTGDRSASHRFADHPPVQQPASASTPSSPVQTVAGALAELGLTEDDRDVLATVARAMHETGMVP; this is encoded by the coding sequence ATGAAACGTCTCGCTTACGCTTCGCCGGTCAATCCCGCACCGTCGGGCATTTCCGATTACAGCGAAGAGTTGCTGCCGTACCTCGGCATGTATGTTGACATCACGCTCTATGTCGAGGATGGGCTGCGCCCGACAAACCCACACCTTGCCCGGCATATCGAGATCCGCCCGGTCAGCCGCCTGGAACGCGACCATCGTCGCCGTCCGTTTGATGCAATCGTGTATCACATGGGCAACAGCCCGGCGCATGTCGGTATCTGGCGCGCATTGCAGCGCACCCCTGGCTTTGTCGTCCTGCACGATTTTGTGCTGCACCATTTTATGCTTCAGGAGATGGTGGCGTTGCGCGGGCAGATCGATCGCTACCGCGCGGAAATGCGGCGACGGTACGGTGTAGAGGGGGCGCACGTGGCGGAACTGATGCTGCGTGGGCGCTTTCCTGCCGCAGCGTTCGATTTCCCGTTCTGCGAAGATGTGCTGGAACGCGCCATGGGCGTTCTGGCGCATAGCCGGTATGTGCTGGATCGAGTTGCGGCACTCAAGCCGGGGCTGCCGACCGTTCTCGTGTCGATGGGGATTCCGTTGCCGCCGTTCATCCCACGCAACGAAGCGCGCGCGCGGCTCGGTCTGCCGCACGATGATCTCATTCTGGCGTCGTTCGGGCATATCAACCCGTATAAACGGCTGGAACCGGCGCTGCGCGCGTTGCGCGACCTGCGTGACATCCGCCCGGACGTGCGCTATCTGCTGGTCGGCAGCATCTCGCCGAACTACGATGCGCGGAGCGTTGTGGAACGTCTGGGGTTGACCGAAGCCGTTACTATCACCGGCTATGTGTCACGGACCGCATTCGAGGATTATGTTGCTGCCGCCGACATCTGCCTGAACCTGCGCCACCCGACGGCAGGCGAAACGTCTGCCAGCCTGCTGCGGTTGCTCGGCGCCGGACGACCCACCCTGGTGACCGCTACCGGCGCCTTCACCGAATTGCCGCCAGGGGTCGCGGCGCAGGTCGATCCGGATGAATCGGAGAGTGACCTGATCCTGGCGTACTGTCGCCTGCTGGCGGAACGACCGGATATTGCCGCAGCGATGGGCGCTGCGGCGCGCGCGTATGTGGCGCGCTACCATACGCTCGAAGGCGCAGCACGCGGATATGCGATGTTTCTGGCGCATCAGTGCGGGTGGGGCGATGTGCGCCCGTTGCGCGCGACGCCGCTGTGGGACGTGGAAGCGCGCCACGTCGCCGAAGTGCGCACTGGCGATCGGTCCGCTTCTCATCGGTTCGCCGATCATCCGCCGGTGCAGCAACCGGCGTCTGCATCCACGCCGTCGTCGCCGGTGCAGACTGTCGCCGGGGCGCTGGCGGAACTGGGGTTGACCGAGGACGACCGCGACGTTCTCGCAACGGTCGCGCGCGCCATGCACGAGACAGGAATGGTTCCTTAA
- a CDS encoding Uma2 family endonuclease — MTVAAYTPPMRLVIAGEMTDIDLSVIQGMWSVEQYVRLTDHTNRLIEYSDGWIEILPMPTERHQAILECLFLFFRAYADSHGGKVRFAPLRLLVRDGKFREPDILLLRDARDPRRQDRFWRGADLVAEVVSEDDPERDTQIKRIDYAEAGIPEYWIVNPLDETVTVLTLTDGSYVEYGVFRRGDEARSKLLDGFAVRVDAIFDAQ, encoded by the coding sequence ATGACCGTAGCCGCATACACGCCTCCAATGCGCCTGGTGATCGCGGGGGAAATGACCGATATCGACCTGAGCGTGATCCAGGGGATGTGGAGCGTTGAACAGTATGTGCGCCTGACCGATCACACGAACCGTCTCATCGAGTATTCGGATGGATGGATTGAGATCCTGCCCATGCCAACCGAACGACATCAGGCAATACTCGAGTGTTTGTTTCTCTTCTTTCGTGCATATGCGGACAGTCATGGCGGGAAAGTGCGCTTTGCACCGCTGCGTCTGCTTGTGCGCGATGGGAAGTTTCGTGAACCGGATATCCTTCTGTTGCGCGACGCGCGTGATCCCCGCCGCCAGGACCGCTTCTGGCGCGGCGCCGATCTGGTCGCCGAAGTGGTCAGTGAAGACGACCCTGAGCGGGATACGCAGATCAAGCGGATCGACTACGCCGAAGCTGGCATTCCTGAGTACTGGATCGTCAACCCGCTGGATGAAACGGTGACGGTGCTCACCCTGACCGATGGGTCCTACGTGGAATATGGCGTCTTCCGGCGGGGCGACGAAGCGCGCTCGAAACTGCTCGACGGCTTTGCAGTACGCGTCGATGCGATCTTTGATGCGCAGTAA
- a CDS encoding ABC transporter substrate-binding protein translates to MKRTGIVVLAALVLAACSAAPASPTKELTPVRVGLDWTPNTNHTGLYVARDKGYYQEQGLDVEILGAQEGGTVEQLVATGKLDFGISFQEAVTHARVEGVPVVSIAAIIQHNTSGFASRADEGITRPRDFAGKKYGAFGSPIEQATIKGLMECDGAGDRFNEVEFVDIGSTDFFVATERGDVDFVWIFKGWTGIEAEVRGTPLTILMMNDLKCIPDYYTPVLITSEKMIAEKPDLVRQFLTATSAGYRFAIENPDAAADILLKAAPELDATLVKRSQQYLAGQYQAEAPRWGEQKLDVWRDYAQWMADRGLIARMIEPEKAFTNQFLP, encoded by the coding sequence ATGAAACGAACAGGGATCGTGGTGCTGGCGGCGCTGGTGCTGGCGGCGTGCAGCGCGGCGCCGGCGAGTCCGACGAAGGAGTTGACCCCCGTGCGCGTGGGGCTGGACTGGACGCCGAATACCAACCATACCGGATTGTACGTTGCACGCGACAAGGGGTACTACCAGGAACAGGGGCTGGATGTCGAGATCCTCGGCGCGCAGGAGGGGGGCACGGTTGAGCAACTTGTGGCGACCGGCAAACTCGACTTTGGCATTTCGTTCCAGGAAGCGGTGACCCACGCGCGCGTCGAAGGCGTGCCGGTCGTGTCGATTGCGGCGATCATTCAGCACAACACCAGCGGCTTCGCCAGTCGCGCCGACGAGGGGATTACGCGACCGCGCGATTTCGCGGGCAAGAAATACGGCGCCTTCGGCTCCCCCATCGAGCAGGCGACGATCAAGGGGTTGATGGAGTGCGATGGCGCCGGTGATCGCTTCAACGAGGTCGAATTCGTCGATATCGGCAGCACCGATTTCTTTGTCGCCACCGAGCGCGGCGATGTCGATTTTGTCTGGATTTTCAAGGGCTGGACCGGTATCGAGGCGGAGGTGCGCGGGACGCCGCTCACGATCCTGATGATGAACGACCTCAAGTGCATCCCGGATTACTACACCCCCGTGTTGATCACCAGCGAGAAGATGATCGCCGAAAAACCCGATCTGGTGCGCCAGTTCCTGACTGCCACCAGTGCGGGGTATCGCTTTGCCATCGAGAACCCCGACGCAGCTGCCGACATTCTGCTGAAGGCGGCGCCTGAACTCGATGCAACCCTGGTCAAACGCAGCCAGCAGTACCTTGCCGGGCAGTACCAGGCGGAAGCGCCGCGCTGGGGCGAGCAGAAACTCGATGTCTGGCGCGATTATGCGCAGTGGATGGCGGATCGCGGGCTGATCGCCAGGATGATCGAGCCGGAGAAAGCCTTTACAAACCAGTTCCTGCCGTAG